One part of the Pseudoalteromonas ulvae UL12 genome encodes these proteins:
- a CDS encoding CHASE2 domain-containing protein, translated as MTADTVKKYLSRIVISASVFIMLAIHTSGHVNWSIITKVENYLYDLRLLMTMEQSVDQRVVIIDIDEKSLTAQGQWPWSRDKLATLINTLFDHYQIRSIGFDAVFAEASSTNSLSTLQYLFDQGIISQSELENLTLDLDNDQKFSEALIARDAVMGFVFKHSTYDQQQNGELPIPLAPIDLLKDVKSDLYHGTGYAGNLPILQQATGYGGFFDYIRDDETLRKVPLIQYFEEGIYPSLAFELARVSLDLPSIEFQLSGNIHSPTRSLEYIKLGDYRIPVDQTGSIYVPFRGRQGSFAYISATDVITHSVPLEQLNNKIALLGTSASGLLDLRSTPVGKSYIGVEVHANIVSAILEQRFKHAPGYRLAIELLSLFVLGLLMTFIFPFLQSVGAAVFLIVLSALYTTLNFYFWHWQNLILTLAPPLFFILISGFLHLNYNFFVEQKNKRRLSKVFSQYIPHELVTDFDTNQAEMSLAGENRIMSVLFTDVRNFTNMSEKMTPTELTILMNEFLTPITHSIHQQKGTIDKYMGDAVMAFWGAPINDEEHAAHAIYAALDIIQQMDKLTREFAAKDWPEIKVGIGIASGEMSVGNMGSEFRIAYTVMGDTVNLGSRLEGITKVYGVDIIVSESTKLAAPQFLYRTVDKVKVKGKDLPVTIFEPLGEITQLERLWAEHIAKYEAALELYWQMQFSDAQQAFANLHQTHPCKLTEIYLERCALYHTSPPQSPWDGSFTHTSK; from the coding sequence GTGACAGCTGATACAGTCAAAAAATATTTATCACGCATTGTCATTTCAGCATCTGTATTCATCATGTTAGCGATTCATACTAGTGGCCATGTGAATTGGTCAATCATTACCAAAGTCGAAAACTATTTATATGATCTTCGGCTTTTGATGACAATGGAACAAAGTGTCGATCAACGCGTAGTCATCATCGATATTGATGAAAAAAGTTTAACCGCTCAAGGTCAATGGCCTTGGTCCAGAGATAAACTAGCCACCCTTATCAATACACTCTTTGACCACTACCAAATTAGAAGTATTGGCTTTGATGCGGTATTTGCAGAAGCGAGCTCCACAAATTCGCTCAGTACCTTACAGTACTTATTCGACCAAGGCATTATTAGCCAATCTGAGTTGGAAAATTTAACGCTTGATTTAGACAATGATCAAAAATTTAGTGAAGCCTTGATTGCTCGTGATGCCGTAATGGGCTTTGTTTTCAAGCATAGCACTTATGACCAACAACAAAATGGCGAATTGCCAATACCATTAGCGCCAATTGACTTACTAAAAGATGTAAAATCAGATCTATATCACGGCACAGGCTACGCTGGTAATTTACCTATTTTACAACAGGCAACTGGTTATGGCGGCTTCTTCGACTACATTCGCGATGACGAAACATTAAGAAAAGTTCCTCTAATTCAATATTTTGAAGAGGGAATTTACCCATCACTGGCCTTTGAATTAGCCCGTGTAAGCTTGGACTTACCCTCCATCGAATTTCAACTTTCAGGTAACATCCACTCACCAACTCGCTCCCTTGAATACATTAAACTCGGCGATTACCGCATTCCGGTCGACCAAACAGGTTCAATTTATGTGCCTTTTAGGGGCCGCCAAGGCAGTTTTGCTTATATTTCAGCAACTGATGTCATCACCCACTCAGTCCCTCTTGAACAACTCAACAACAAAATAGCCTTACTTGGCACCAGCGCATCTGGTTTACTTGATTTACGTTCTACGCCTGTGGGTAAAAGCTATATTGGCGTTGAAGTACATGCCAACATTGTTTCTGCGATTCTTGAACAGCGCTTTAAGCACGCGCCGGGTTACCGCTTGGCGATCGAATTACTGAGTTTATTTGTTCTTGGATTACTGATGACCTTTATCTTCCCTTTTTTACAATCAGTGGGAGCCGCGGTCTTTTTAATCGTGCTCAGTGCTTTATATACCACACTCAATTTTTATTTTTGGCACTGGCAGAATTTAATTTTAACCCTCGCACCGCCGCTGTTTTTTATTTTGATCAGTGGATTCTTACACTTAAATTATAATTTTTTTGTTGAACAAAAAAATAAACGCCGACTATCCAAAGTTTTCAGCCAATACATTCCACATGAGTTAGTCACCGACTTTGACACCAATCAAGCTGAAATGTCATTAGCCGGTGAAAACCGCATTATGAGTGTGTTGTTCACAGATGTGCGCAACTTCACCAACATGTCAGAAAAAATGACACCAACTGAACTCACCATTTTAATGAATGAGTTTCTAACGCCCATTACCCATAGTATCCATCAGCAAAAAGGCACCATAGATAAATACATGGGCGATGCCGTGATGGCGTTTTGGGGCGCACCGATTAACGATGAAGAACATGCTGCCCATGCGATTTATGCTGCTTTAGACATTATCCAGCAAATGGATAAATTGACCCGAGAGTTTGCAGCAAAGGACTGGCCTGAAATTAAGGTTGGTATCGGGATCGCCAGCGGCGAAATGAGCGTCGGCAATATGGGCAGTGAATTTCGTATTGCTTATACAGTCATGGGTGACACAGTGAATTTAGGATCTCGTTTAGAGGGGATCACAAAAGTGTATGGCGTGGATATTATCGTCAGCGAATCAACTAAACTTGCCGCGCCGCAGTTCTTATATCGCACGGTCGATAAAGTCAAAGTGAAAGGAAAAGATCTCCCCGTGACCATCTTTGAGCCTTTAGGCGAAATAACACAACTTGAACGCCTATGGGCTGAACATATCGCCAAATACGAAGCAGCTCTTGAGTTATACTGGCAAATGCAATTTTCAGATGCACAACAAGCATTTGCTAATTTACATCAAACGCACCCTTGCAAATTAACCGAAATATATCTCGAGCGCTGCGCGCTTTATCACACTTCCCCGCCCCAATCCCCTTGGGATGGCTCATTCACGCATACCAGTAAATAG
- a CDS encoding PKD domain-containing protein, whose translation MWYHTLTKTRHFSYLTVIFACLTGCGGQSESQNQLPIQHVEPTSITVVGSAAKGALINASIKVYALDEGGNISDPTPVFETTTNELGEFTLAIPVSNQPRLIKSFGGSYIDEADQEPDISLKRKITFTPEQGLSSVLLPNQTSVAITIASTALIAKTKIESTSNNFFETLRLNQTNAANAFGFNIIDTVPADTLTPSTTATVTQMQYALVLGGLANLANRFALELGFSEPNFSIIEAIIHDFSDGIVDGQYQGVPLEYLNKYGEQQALPQDISLNEQINRFQNNNSNNFSQTPSITINEQLLQQPQITNYPPVVSVNQDLEVEGLKSATLVATVSDQDGTVDAINWSQTSGPTLLFAGNNTEQLTITAPDVLTNSKATLRVSVVDDKGAISSESIEVSIIARNRAPSISLPDSFEITEQTSTTITATITDNDGTISNIQWQQTAGPNVELQGVDSATIRFTSPIVTTNTPMSFDVTATDDDGDSTTQSITITVTPLNIPPNVSAGSPQVIFSEQSTTLTGESSDSDGSIVSTIWQQTSGPAAAIISPSSLSTQIIAPTVTAISDLTFNLQVTDNEGASSSADVSIIVKPIIPPNVFAGEDQVVESNASVSLQGVASDADGQIVSVSWIQTGGVSVSLSATDSLATSFIAPIVTANQLLTFNLTVTDDIGATAVDSVNITVEPPNLEPQVSAGSDQVIHSGLSVTLSGDATDQDGTIAAVQWTQNTGPTVVLSSPTETTTSFTAPIVSANQQLSFTLTATDDDGASKSANVSVTVEPPNKAPSIILDSFQSVNANQSASLSATVTDTDGKISSYLWRQTSGTSVSLSGETTPNASFTAPNVSQDTSLTFELSATDDDGLTSTASTTVNVVAQNTPPTVNAGPDQAIHGGRVISLVGSATDDGAISSYEWSQLSGNISVTFSSPTSAITTINSASVESNEVIVLQLKATDNLGLIGTDTVSITILPPNLNPIANAGFDTTAIGNQIITLSGTASDTDGTIASTVWTQAAGTSATISNINALSTQVTIPSNSSGEVLTFKLRVTDDDGATADSSVDVIVYSPILAWQFNATQAIHSSPAIDNNGNIIFGNDGSQIYSIAPAGTTNWTYTAGGAIKGSVMLDDTDNIYVGSGDGSVYKLSSAGEKVWSFATSDPVNNPVTLVNSNEVYVSSSSNTYVILTDESGTPDQLGDLSYSNTLSAGITALPGVVDANAQLLYPASDQVINKIELSSTPIVTSTFMTPSATILSGLSLLDEGSAGYFIDSTGVVTYFEDSDGLITQTMQIPLSDTSSAPIVIGFDNDIYFGTQNGYFYNYTLNNAGNSSNWQSNLGSAITSSALLLSDGEVVNSVIVGAEDGYLYSLNAQSGNVQWKFKTGDAIKSAPVFYNNTLYITSTDGQLYAISLTGHSLATSPWPMYRRDPKHQANINIGVQAGMN comes from the coding sequence ATGTGGTATCACACCTTAACAAAAACGCGTCACTTCAGTTATCTTACCGTCATTTTTGCCTGTCTAACCGGATGTGGTGGACAGAGCGAGTCGCAAAATCAATTACCTATTCAGCACGTAGAACCAACGTCTATTACTGTAGTAGGAAGCGCTGCTAAAGGTGCCCTCATTAATGCAAGTATTAAAGTGTACGCCCTCGATGAAGGTGGCAATATCAGTGATCCTACCCCCGTTTTTGAAACAACCACCAATGAATTGGGTGAATTTACCCTTGCTATCCCTGTCAGTAATCAGCCCCGCTTAATCAAGTCCTTTGGTGGGAGCTATATTGATGAAGCCGATCAAGAGCCTGATATATCACTCAAACGAAAAATCACCTTCACACCAGAGCAAGGGCTATCTTCGGTATTGCTGCCCAACCAAACATCAGTCGCAATTACAATCGCCTCAACTGCGTTAATCGCCAAAACAAAAATAGAAAGTACCAGTAATAATTTTTTTGAGACCTTAAGACTGAATCAAACAAATGCTGCAAATGCTTTTGGATTTAATATCATAGATACCGTCCCAGCTGATACCCTTACGCCTTCAACCACTGCAACAGTCACACAAATGCAATACGCATTAGTGCTCGGTGGGCTGGCAAACCTAGCCAATCGGTTTGCTTTAGAGCTAGGTTTTTCAGAGCCCAATTTCTCTATTATTGAAGCGATTATCCATGATTTTTCGGATGGTATTGTCGATGGTCAGTATCAAGGAGTGCCATTAGAGTATTTAAACAAATATGGTGAACAGCAAGCACTGCCACAAGATATCAGCTTAAATGAGCAAATAAACCGCTTTCAAAACAATAACAGCAACAACTTCTCGCAAACTCCCTCAATCACTATTAATGAACAGTTGCTTCAACAACCACAAATAACAAATTACCCCCCTGTGGTGAGCGTCAATCAAGATCTAGAAGTCGAAGGCCTCAAAAGTGCCACTCTTGTCGCTACTGTATCAGATCAAGATGGGACAGTTGATGCAATTAACTGGAGTCAAACCTCTGGGCCTACGCTTTTATTCGCTGGCAATAATACTGAACAACTCACCATCACTGCTCCTGATGTACTAACTAACTCCAAGGCAACGTTACGTGTCAGTGTTGTGGATGACAAAGGTGCGATATCATCCGAGAGTATTGAGGTATCGATAATTGCTCGTAACCGCGCGCCGAGTATTTCACTACCTGATAGCTTTGAAATAACAGAACAAACATCGACGACCATTACAGCCACAATCACCGATAACGATGGCACCATTTCAAACATTCAATGGCAACAAACTGCAGGGCCAAATGTTGAATTACAAGGTGTAGACTCCGCCACAATTCGCTTTACATCACCCATAGTGACCACCAATACACCCATGAGTTTTGATGTAACGGCAACCGATGATGACGGCGATTCAACCACACAAAGTATCACAATAACAGTGACCCCTTTGAATATTCCTCCCAATGTGTCAGCAGGCTCACCTCAGGTTATTTTTTCTGAACAATCTACGACTCTTACGGGCGAGAGTTCTGATAGTGATGGCTCTATTGTCTCAACAATATGGCAGCAAACGAGTGGCCCTGCGGCTGCAATTATTTCTCCATCGTCTTTAAGTACACAAATTATTGCCCCAACAGTGACTGCTATCTCTGATTTAACCTTTAATTTGCAAGTCACCGATAATGAAGGCGCTTCTAGTAGCGCAGATGTCTCAATCATAGTCAAACCCATCATTCCACCGAATGTGTTTGCTGGTGAGGATCAAGTGGTTGAATCTAACGCATCAGTCAGCTTACAAGGTGTAGCCTCTGATGCAGATGGGCAAATCGTATCCGTATCTTGGATTCAAACTGGCGGTGTATCTGTCTCTTTATCGGCCACTGACTCACTTGCCACAAGCTTTATCGCGCCGATTGTTACTGCTAACCAACTGCTGACATTTAATTTAACGGTGACTGATGATATCGGAGCCACAGCTGTTGACTCAGTCAACATCACCGTCGAACCACCAAATCTCGAACCGCAAGTCAGCGCTGGCAGTGATCAAGTGATCCATTCAGGTTTGTCAGTCACCTTATCCGGTGATGCAACCGATCAAGATGGCACCATCGCCGCTGTGCAGTGGACGCAAAACACGGGCCCGACGGTGGTGCTTTCAAGCCCGACCGAAACAACGACAAGTTTTACCGCTCCCATCGTCAGTGCTAATCAGCAATTGAGCTTTACCCTCACTGCGACCGATGATGACGGCGCAAGCAAATCAGCCAATGTCAGCGTGACCGTCGAACCACCTAATAAGGCACCGAGCATCATTTTGGATAGTTTTCAGAGTGTAAATGCAAATCAAAGTGCGAGTTTATCAGCAACAGTAACGGATACTGATGGTAAAATCAGCAGCTACCTCTGGCGTCAAACATCAGGGACATCAGTCTCCTTAAGTGGAGAAACCACACCAAACGCAAGCTTTACAGCACCCAATGTGAGCCAAGATACATCCTTAACTTTTGAGTTATCAGCCACTGATGATGATGGCTTAACTTCAACAGCCTCAACCACTGTTAATGTGGTGGCACAAAATACCCCACCAACGGTCAATGCAGGCCCAGATCAAGCTATTCATGGCGGACGTGTGATTAGTTTAGTTGGCTCGGCCACAGATGATGGTGCAATTAGTTCGTATGAGTGGTCTCAACTTTCAGGCAACATTAGCGTGACATTTTCATCTCCTACCAGTGCAATTACCACTATCAATTCTGCATCTGTAGAATCGAATGAAGTCATAGTGTTACAACTAAAAGCAACGGATAATTTAGGGTTAATTGGCACTGACACAGTTAGCATCACGATTTTACCACCCAATTTAAACCCAATAGCGAATGCTGGGTTTGATACCACTGCGATTGGCAATCAAATCATCACTTTGTCTGGCACGGCTTCGGATACAGATGGCACAATCGCAAGTACAGTGTGGACTCAAGCGGCAGGTACGAGCGCTACGATCAGTAATATCAACGCATTATCAACTCAAGTCACTATTCCTAGTAATAGCTCAGGAGAAGTATTAACGTTTAAATTAAGAGTGACTGACGATGATGGGGCCACGGCAGATTCATCCGTTGATGTGATTGTTTACTCACCAATTCTAGCTTGGCAATTTAACGCCACTCAAGCAATTCATTCTTCACCTGCAATAGATAATAACGGCAACATCATTTTTGGTAATGATGGCAGCCAAATCTATTCAATTGCCCCTGCAGGTACAACCAATTGGACTTACACAGCCGGTGGAGCTATTAAAGGCTCTGTAATGCTAGATGATACAGATAATATTTATGTCGGATCTGGAGATGGCTCTGTTTATAAACTCTCATCTGCAGGTGAAAAAGTTTGGAGCTTTGCAACCTCTGACCCAGTGAATAACCCCGTGACGCTTGTTAATAGTAATGAAGTGTATGTGTCTTCGAGCAGCAATACATACGTCATATTGACTGACGAAAGCGGCACACCTGATCAGCTTGGTGATCTCAGTTATTCAAACACACTTTCTGCTGGCATCACTGCATTACCGGGTGTGGTTGATGCTAACGCACAGCTTCTTTATCCAGCAAGTGATCAGGTAATAAATAAAATTGAATTATCGAGTACACCCATTGTTACCTCAACATTTATGACCCCTAGCGCAACCATTTTGTCTGGGCTTTCATTATTAGATGAAGGCTCTGCAGGCTATTTCATCGACAGTACCGGGGTGGTGACCTATTTTGAAGATAGCGATGGACTTATCACCCAAACAATGCAAATTCCCTTATCAGATACTAGCAGCGCCCCTATCGTAATCGGCTTTGATAACGATATCTATTTTGGTACTCAAAATGGTTACTTTTATAATTATACCCTCAATAACGCCGGTAATAGCTCAAATTGGCAAAGCAATCTTGGCAGTGCCATAACCAGTTCCGCCTTGCTATTGAGTGATGGTGAAGTGGTCAACTCAGTGATTGTTGGGGCTGAAGATGGCTACTTGTATAGCTTAAACGCACAATCAGGTAATGTTCAGTGGAAATTTAAAACGGGTGATGCCATTAAGTCTGCGCCTGTATTTTATAACAATACACTGTATATCACCTCTACAGATGGTCAGTTATATGCTATTTCACTAACGGGTCACTCTTTGGCCACAAGCCCTTGGCCCATGTACCGCCGCGACCCCAAACATCAAGCTAATATCAATATCGGTGTTCAAGCAGGAATGAACTAA
- a CDS encoding FecR family protein codes for MNKIAFFLCIVCFSCVNSVSANAGKVLFAIGDVQIKNAQTIKVSKGDNVNEGDTIITGDKSRAQLLMSDGARVSIRANSQLTISQYQYSAQGQSQVSTTQAKSSMSLLKGGFRTITGAVASGPDKSGYEVKTAVATIGIRGTDYTILYCDDDCLSLDQKNNQPIKNGLYAGVSKGAIVLNNSAGQLLLNPSESGFVQTSFVAPVKLLGPPSSLFGETTATQKSQDEEEAEADASDEVSTEDIIVTEIASVSNEVQISAPISKPSSAAETDTTNNPTTNTNDIVITKVIKDDNGDDVAIDGGEAPEIVASSQTVIATSNLLANEAIAQPINDAKDNQFDNNGNLTQFSTLLSEQVAQLSIGTASQKNVGYDAVSGFRWGRWSNGTATINGANLNLTQQSIHWLSNESFDPSIALTKTGQVSYSLIGNTDPTNNHGDRGILGNATFSANFTNQTVSNELLIGIRGLVWRAVGQGSISNGFNAFSGTYDQVVIDAVSGGSGQFSGFFSSSKTTDNLPTAAGLVYSIMNPSAEDIVSGTVVFSNPQFKNR; via the coding sequence ATGAATAAGATTGCCTTCTTCCTTTGCATCGTCTGTTTTAGTTGTGTTAATTCAGTCAGTGCCAATGCGGGTAAAGTACTCTTCGCAATTGGGGATGTGCAGATTAAAAATGCCCAAACAATCAAAGTCAGCAAAGGGGATAATGTAAACGAAGGTGACACCATTATCACCGGAGATAAATCTCGCGCTCAGCTGCTGATGTCTGATGGTGCGAGAGTGTCAATCAGAGCCAACTCACAGTTAACCATTAGTCAGTACCAATACTCTGCACAAGGGCAAAGCCAAGTATCAACAACTCAAGCCAAAAGCAGCATGAGTTTATTAAAAGGTGGTTTTAGAACCATCACAGGGGCTGTCGCATCTGGACCTGATAAATCCGGTTACGAAGTAAAAACGGCCGTTGCCACAATTGGGATACGCGGCACTGATTACACCATTCTTTATTGTGATGATGACTGCTTATCACTGGATCAAAAAAATAATCAGCCAATAAAAAATGGCTTGTATGCCGGGGTGAGTAAAGGCGCTATAGTCCTCAATAATTCTGCAGGACAACTACTTCTTAACCCTAGCGAATCGGGTTTTGTGCAAACGAGTTTTGTCGCACCAGTTAAATTGTTAGGCCCTCCAAGTAGTTTATTTGGAGAAACAACCGCCACTCAAAAATCCCAAGACGAAGAAGAGGCCGAAGCAGACGCATCTGATGAGGTGTCTACAGAGGATATAATTGTCACTGAAATAGCCTCTGTTTCTAATGAAGTACAAATATCGGCTCCTATTAGCAAACCTAGCAGCGCAGCAGAAACAGATACGACCAATAACCCTACAACAAATACAAACGATATCGTTATTACCAAAGTCATAAAGGACGATAATGGCGATGATGTTGCGATAGACGGTGGCGAAGCGCCAGAAATTGTCGCTTCCAGCCAAACGGTTATCGCCACTTCTAATCTCTTAGCAAACGAAGCGATTGCCCAACCGATCAATGATGCTAAAGACAATCAATTTGATAATAACGGTAATTTAACTCAATTTAGTACTTTGTTATCAGAGCAAGTCGCTCAATTATCAATAGGGACAGCCTCACAAAAAAACGTAGGTTACGATGCAGTCTCCGGCTTTCGCTGGGGTCGATGGAGCAATGGCACTGCCACTATTAACGGAGCTAATTTAAATTTAACACAGCAAAGCATTCATTGGCTCAGCAATGAATCTTTTGACCCTAGTATTGCTTTAACTAAAACAGGCCAAGTTAGCTATAGTTTAATTGGTAACACAGATCCGACTAACAACCATGGCGATCGCGGGATTTTAGGCAATGCTACATTTTCTGCTAATTTCACCAATCAAACAGTGAGCAACGAATTATTGATTGGGATTAGAGGCTTAGTTTGGCGAGCGGTTGGTCAAGGTTCGATTAGTAATGGGTTTAATGCCTTTAGTGGCACTTATGACCAAGTGGTAATTGATGCTGTTAGTGGCGGGAGTGGGCAATTTAGTGGTTTTTTTAGTTCTAGCAAAACAACCGATAACTTGCCAACCGCTGCCGGACTTGTCTATAGCATCATGAATCCATCGGCTGAGGACATTGTATCTGGCACAGTGGTGTTCTCTAATCCGCAGTTTAAAAATAGGTAA
- a CDS encoding tetratricopeptide repeat protein, translating into MHTTLQRPFFAFFALSFLLLPLLLWADQPAQPSRNTLLQHANLLLKQKKFSELYAYLLPYELNYAGNEHYDYLLGLAALESDKANIAVQILQRAIDMDAMFSGARMALARAYYSTGNYERARHHFELLLLQNPPAQAQTVIQQYLMNINLQAKKYTPHFYTFIEGTLGYDTNANASTEQDLFYGFKLDDKNIETASSYASFNAGSYYSHPITAQSRFAASANAGHRANPSASYVDLTYLSIDGQFHHKFEPFSVYGFLRSSATLIDNDFNQQTLELHSGIDFAASSAVNFNLHLSVAEQQFTDELSVQDAMSYAIWLTSTKTTKSNSLVGFSIGMATDDTTQTDSPYSNNKVSARLFYRIPVSNALRANLELASYHTDYDTEPGFFGEVRKDKRNRGSAALTWLNFIGEQWQMTARLSVTDHQSSVSLYEFKRAELGISVRKTFE; encoded by the coding sequence ATGCATACGACCCTACAACGACCTTTTTTTGCTTTTTTCGCTTTGTCGTTTCTGCTGCTCCCATTACTTCTTTGGGCAGATCAACCTGCTCAACCATCAAGAAATACGCTCTTACAGCATGCTAATCTGTTATTAAAACAAAAAAAATTCTCAGAACTTTATGCTTATCTTCTTCCTTATGAATTAAATTATGCTGGCAATGAACACTATGATTATTTACTGGGTCTAGCGGCATTAGAATCAGATAAAGCCAATATTGCAGTGCAAATATTGCAACGAGCTATCGATATGGATGCCATGTTTTCTGGTGCTAGAATGGCATTAGCGAGGGCCTATTACAGCACTGGCAATTATGAACGCGCCCGTCATCATTTTGAGCTTTTACTGTTACAAAACCCACCAGCACAAGCACAAACTGTGATTCAACAATATTTGATGAATATTAATCTTCAAGCGAAAAAATATACTCCTCATTTTTATACGTTTATCGAAGGGACGCTGGGATATGACACCAACGCGAATGCATCTACTGAGCAAGATTTATTTTATGGATTCAAATTAGACGATAAAAACATCGAAACAGCGTCAAGCTATGCATCCTTTAATGCCGGCTCCTATTATTCACACCCTATCACCGCACAATCTCGATTTGCAGCATCGGCAAACGCAGGGCACCGCGCCAATCCTTCCGCTTCTTATGTTGATTTAACTTACTTAAGTATTGATGGACAATTTCATCACAAATTCGAACCTTTTTCTGTTTATGGTTTTTTAAGAAGCTCTGCCACCTTAATTGACAATGATTTTAATCAACAAACCCTTGAGTTACACAGTGGAATAGACTTCGCTGCCAGCTCAGCAGTTAACTTTAATCTCCATTTAAGTGTCGCGGAGCAACAATTTACGGATGAGTTAAGTGTCCAAGATGCCATGAGTTATGCCATTTGGCTAACTTCAACTAAAACAACCAAAAGTAATTCACTTGTTGGATTTTCAATCGGAATGGCTACCGATGACACCACTCAAACAGATAGTCCTTATTCAAATAATAAAGTAAGTGCACGCTTGTTTTATCGGATCCCAGTATCTAACGCACTCAGAGCGAATCTCGAATTGGCTTCTTATCACACCGATTATGATACAGAGCCCGGTTTTTTTGGCGAAGTCCGAAAAGATAAACGCAATCGCGGCTCAGCAGCCCTGACTTGGCTAAACTTTATTGGTGAGCAGTGGCAAATGACAGCTCGATTGTCAGTCACCGATCATCAATCAAGCGTTTCTTTGTATGAATTTAAACGAGCTGAATTGGGTATTTCTGTTCGCAAAACATTTGAGTAA
- a CDS encoding threonine/serine exporter family protein produces the protein MKTATFTEKRKFIVKLGKMLHKYGTPAYRLEAHLTDVTTFLGLKASFIIIPTALTFVIWTDGHEDEYTHAARVNPGDLDLGSLSRTDELVDQLSKGLLTLKEADQRLDEIDQMPNPHNKVTIGVAFSMSSGAFAMLMGTSWNDVFWSALIGILVYLFVVWSARSKRVAHMLEPLVAIVSAFVACTVAAYIDPAINIRLVVLSSIIVFIPGLALTLGLAELSARHLVSGTARVMDALMLLFKLYFGAFLGVAFGLAAFGEVEFIKPEPIPKWTAWLAIAILCSSLIVIFRTKAKHIVWSIAAGFIAYGASLWGAIYFDYALGVFVGAFAVGVYSNLFTRIANAPAVIVAMQGLIVLVPGSKIYIGLNSLISGQNFVSADHIGQQTFLILMSLIAGLIFANVALPPKKIL, from the coding sequence TTGAAAACTGCGACATTTACCGAAAAAAGAAAATTCATAGTTAAACTAGGCAAAATGCTCCATAAATATGGTACGCCTGCCTACCGTCTTGAAGCGCACCTCACTGATGTGACGACTTTTTTAGGTCTTAAAGCGTCATTCATTATCATCCCAACTGCACTGACGTTTGTCATTTGGACAGATGGACATGAAGATGAATACACCCATGCTGCACGCGTCAATCCTGGCGACCTCGATTTAGGATCTTTATCACGCACTGATGAGTTAGTTGATCAATTATCCAAAGGCTTGCTGACGCTTAAAGAAGCCGATCAGCGCCTTGATGAAATTGACCAGATGCCCAATCCCCATAATAAAGTAACTATTGGTGTGGCTTTTAGTATGTCATCGGGTGCATTTGCCATGTTAATGGGCACCAGCTGGAACGATGTATTCTGGTCTGCATTAATAGGCATTTTGGTGTATCTGTTTGTAGTGTGGTCTGCTCGCTCTAAACGGGTCGCGCATATGCTTGAGCCCCTTGTCGCAATTGTGTCTGCGTTTGTCGCCTGTACGGTTGCAGCCTATATCGATCCGGCAATTAATATTCGGCTCGTAGTGTTATCTTCGATTATTGTATTTATACCGGGTTTAGCGCTGACGCTAGGTCTGGCTGAATTATCTGCACGCCATTTGGTGTCAGGTACAGCCCGAGTCATGGATGCGCTCATGTTGCTATTTAAGCTCTATTTTGGTGCTTTTTTAGGGGTTGCATTCGGCTTAGCGGCATTCGGTGAAGTCGAGTTTATAAAACCTGAGCCTATCCCAAAATGGACTGCGTGGCTCGCAATTGCAATATTATGTTCGAGTCTAATTGTCATTTTTAGAACCAAAGCCAAACATATAGTATGGTCAATCGCAGCCGGTTTTATTGCATACGGCGCAAGTTTATGGGGCGCCATTTACTTTGATTATGCATTAGGTGTATTTGTAGGTGCATTTGCGGTTGGTGTTTATAGCAACTTATTTACTCGCATTGCCAATGCGCCTGCGGTTATTGTGGCTATGCAGGGATTAATTGTACTGGTACCGGGTAGTAAAATTTATATTGGCTTAAATTCTTTGATTTCAGGGCAAAACTTTGTCAGTGCCGATCATATTGGCCAACAAACCTTTTTGATTCTGATGTCGCTAATTGCAGGCCTCATTTTTGCCAACGTGGCACTGCCACCTAAGAAAATCCTTTAA